From one Salmo salar chromosome ssa09, Ssal_v3.1, whole genome shotgun sequence genomic stretch:
- the LOC106613193 gene encoding high choriolytic enzyme 1-like, protein MDHRPSLSLLLLLLGLSQASGNEFHDELDHVSVTSTILESNNGTNELLLEGDILAPRTRNAMKCFSSQYSCLWRKSIDGLVYVPYMLSAVYSSLEVETIETSMKYFHGKTCIRFLPRRRQIAYLDIQSSGGCFSSMGTVGDRQTLSLAQFGCVQHGIIQHELLHALGFHHEHNRSDRDQYIRINWQYIYDYAVDNFQKQDTNNLNTTYDYSSVMHYDRTSFTNNYGKETITPIPDSSVAIGQRLGMSDIDVLRVNKLYQC, encoded by the coding sequence ATGGACCACAGACCTTCTCttagcctgctgctgctgcttctgggACTATCACAGGCCAGTGGAAATGAGTTCCATGATGAGCTGGACCATGTGTCCGTCACTTCAACGATCCTGGAGTCCAACAATGGAACTAATGAGCTTCTGCTGGAAGGAGACATTCTGGCTCCTAGAACCAGGAATGCCATGAAGTGCTTTAGCAGCCAGTACAGCTGTCTTTGGAGGAAGTCGATTGATGGCTTGGTGTACGTACCGTACATGCTCAGCGCTGTATATTCCAGCTTGGAGGTAGAGACGATTGAGACATCCATGAAGTACTTCCATGGCAAGACCTGCATCCGCTTCCTCCCACGTCGGAGACAGATTGCCTACCTGGACATTCAGAGCAGCGGCGGGTGTTTCAGTTCCATGGGGACTGTTGGGGACAGGCAGACATTGTCTCTTGCGCAGTTTGGCTGTGTTCAACATGGTATCATCCAGCATGAGCTGCTTCACGCCCTGGGCTTCCACCACGAGCACAACAGGAGTGACCGTGACCAGTATATCAGAATCAACTGGCAGTACATCTATGACTACGCCGTCGATAACTTCCAGAAGCAGGACACCAACAATCTGAACACTACATACGACTACTCCTCTGTCATGCACTATGATAGAACCTCTTTCACTAACAACTACGGAAAGGAAACCATCACTCCCATCCCAGACTCGTCTGTGGCCATCGGACAGAGACTAGGCATGTCTGACATTGATGTGCTGAGAGTCAACAAGCTCTACCAATGCTAA